The nucleotide window GTAATGGCTGGTGGTATCAGTATACGAATTGGAGCTACAGTTGGGCAGTGGCGCATTCCCTAAAAAACTATCTGGGAAATTCGAAGAACGGCCTCAGAGCGAGGGAAGTCAGCAGCCCTGATCAGTTGATTTTAGGGGACATTATTTGCTATGACTTTGAAGGAGACGGCAGGTTTAACCATAATACGATTGTGACCGGAAAAGATGCTAATGGGATGCCTTTAGTAAATGCCAATACTTATAATAGTCGGATGCGGTACTGGGCATATGAGGATTCTACTGCCTATACTCCGAACATTAAATATAAGTTTTATGCCATTATCGATGAATAACGATCTCCCTCCTTGAACAGATCGATGAAAGTGGTATAATTGCCAGTAGAGTTTTTATCTGAGGTGAAATCCGTGTCAAACCATGTAGTCTTATACCAGCCACAAATACCATCTAATACAGGGAACATTGCCCGAACTTGTGCAGGAACCGATACTGCTTTGCATTTAATTCGTCCGCTGGGTTTTTCAACTGACGATAAGATGTTAAAGAGAGCAGGTTTGGATTATTGGGAATATGTAAATATAACATACTACGATTCTTTAGAAGAATTTTATGAAAAGAATGCCGGTGGTGAATTTTTCTATATTACCAAATTTGGGGAGAAACAATATAGCAGTTTTGATTATAGTAATTTGGGTAAGGATTATTATTTTATTTTTGGGAGAGAAACAACGGGTCTTCCAAAAGAGGTTATTGAAAAAAATAAAGCAACTGCCCTTAGAATTCCCATGACAGAGCATATTCGTTCCTTAAATTTATCTAATACGGCTGCCATTCTCATTTATGAAGCATTGCGTCAGCAAAATTTTGCACACTTAACCTAAACAATAAAAAAGGCAGCCAACCGGCAGCCTTTTTTATATTTCGCTTTTCTTATTTATTTTCGCCTGGTTTATCATTATAACCTGAAGTAAGAATTGCTGATAAGAATGCAATCATTACTAAAATAACGATGAAAGTGTTCATGTTATGTATTGCCCCCTTCGTCATACAACTTTTCATTTTTTTTACCATATAATTTTATTATAGCCTAACTTTAAAAAATGAAAAGGGCAAGTTTCCTTTTATTGAAATAAAAATAGGGAGTAACTCACGATGGTTACGCATGTTCAAGTTCCTTGGTGCATAGAGTATATTAATCGTCTCTGATTAAGCTACTACAGGGGGAGGGCCTTATGGATATTTTAAAAAAAATCGAGATGTTTCGCGAAGAAGAAGAAAAGCTCCGTTGGGAAGGGACATTCGCTGATTATTTACAGTTGTTAAAAGAGAAGCCATGGGTAGCACAATCTGCACATTCACGAGTTTATAATATGCTTAAGGATGCTGGAATAACCGAAGAAAAAGGGACGAGGAAGTACGAATTCTTCAGTAATCAATTATTTGGGTTAGAGGAGTCACTAGAGCGGTTGGTTGAGGAATACTTCCATCCGGCAGCAAAACGATTGGATGTTAGAAAACGGATATTACTGTTAATGGGCCCTGTAAGTGGTGGGAAATCCACCCTTGTTACGATGCTAAAAAGAGGGCTAGAGGCCTACTCACTAACGGATCGCGGTTCTGTTTTTGCGATTAAAGGCTGTCCAATGCATGAGGATCCACTTCACTTAATTCCTCATCATTTACGAAAGGATTTCCATGACGAGTATGGGATTCGGATTGAAGGTAATCTCTCACCATTGAATATGATGCGTCTTGAGCAGGAGTATGGCGGCAGAATTGAAGATGTTTTAGTAGAAAGAATCTTTTTCTCAGAAGATAAACGAACAGGGATTGGAACTTTTAGTCCATCCGATCCTAAATCACAGGACATTGCCGATTTAACGGGAAGCATTGATTTTTCAACAATTGCCGAATTTGGTTCCGAATCAGATCCACGTGCCTACCGCTTTGATGGGGAACTCAATAAGGCAAACCGCGGGATGATGGAGTTCCAGGAAATGCTAAAATGTGATGAGAAATTCCTCTGGCATTTATTATCTTTAACGCAAGAAGGAAACTTTAAAGCAGGCAGGTTCGCGCTTATTTCTGCTGATGAACTGATTGTGGCACATACAAACGAAACGGAATATCGATCCTTTATTTCAAATAAGAAAAATGAAGCACTCCATTCGAGAATTATCGTTATGCCGATTCCTTATAACTTGAAGGCTTCGCAGGAAGAAAGAATTTATGAAAAGATGATTAACGAAAGTGATGTGTCCGATGTTCATATTGCACCGCATACGCTAAAGGTAGCAGCGATGTTTACCATATTAACGCGTTTAAAGGAACCGAAAAAAGGTGATATCGACTTACTAAAGAAAATGCGCCTTTATGATGGTGAGAGTGTGGAGGGCTTTAATACGGCCGATGTTGAGGAACTGAAGCGCGAATATCCTGATGAAGGAATGAGCGGAATTGACCCTCGTTATGTAATAAACCGGATTTCGTCCACCATTATCCGAAAGGAAGTACCATCCATTAATGCACTGGATGTATTACGGTCATTAAAAGATGGGCTTGATCAACACCCATCAATTACTGCGGAGCTACGTGACCGCTATATGAATTATATCTCTTTAGCACGAAAAGAATATGATAATATTGCCAAGAAGGAAGTCCAAAAGGCATTTGTATACTCGTATGAAGAATCGGCTAAAACGTTAATGGATAATTATCTTGATAACGTGGAGGCTTACTGTAATAAGAACAAGCTCCGTGACCAATTAACCGGAGAAGAAATCAATCCTGATGAAAAGCTGATGCGTTCCATTGAAGAGCAGATTGGTATTTCTGAAAATGCCAAAAAGGCCTTCCGGGAAGAGGTATTAATTCGAATTTCAGCTTTTGCTAGGAAAGGCAAACGTTTTGATTACAATTCTCATGATCGCTTAAGGGAAGCCATTCAAAAGAAGCTGTTTGCGGATCTTAAGGATGTTGTCAAGATTACCACTTCTTCGAAAACTCCAGATGAGCAGCAGTTGAAGAAGATTAATGATGTTGTTGCTCGGTTAGTGGATGAACATGGCTATAACTCAACATCGGCAAATGAATTATTGCGTTATGTTGGAAGTTTATTAAACAGATAATGTGGATTAAAATATCAAGGACTGACAGAACGTATCTGTCAGTCCCTTTTTTTCCAATTCAATTTTTGAAGATAGGATAGAACTAGTCCATTTTCGTAGGCGATTACCCAATTGTCGAAATTATTTGTAAATTATTCTCTATCTTTGCATAGGATAAAGTAATCTATACTTTACCTAAATTTTTTCGCTCGCGTTATCTTATGAATTCCGTTAAAAAAGTGTGCAGGATTAAATGAAATAATTTAATAAGGAGGGTATATAATGTCAACTGATAACCATCAATTTGTGATTTCAAGAGAAGATTGGTCCCTCCACCGTAAAGGCCACGATGACCAAGTACGGCATCAGGAAAAAGTCCAGGAGGCAATTCGCAACAATCTTCCAGACTTAATTACAGAAGAGAGTATCATCATGTCAAATGGTCGAGATGTGGTAAAAATCCCGATCCGTTCATTAGACGAATATAAAATCCGTTATAATTATGACAAAAACAAACACGTGGGCCAAGGTGAGGGTGACAGTCAAGTCGGTGATGTAGTAGCACGTGACGGATCAAGCGGTCAAAAAGCTCCCGGTAAAGGCCAAGGGGCTGGGGACCAAGCCGGTGAAGATTACTTTGAAGCAGAAGTTTCATTAATGGAGCTTGAGGAAGCATTATTTAAGCAATTAGAGCTTCCTAATTTAAAGAAAAAAGAAGAACAAGAGCATCTCGTTGAAAATATTGAATTTAATGATATTAGAAAAACAGGATTAATGGGGAACATTGATAAAAAACGGACGATGATGTCCGCCTTTAAACGAAATGCCATGACAGGAAAGCCGGCATTCCATCCCATTTACAAAGAGGATTTGAAGTTTAAGACATGGAATGAAGTGGTGAAACCAGATTCGAAAGCTGTTGTAATTGCGATGATGGATACGAGTGGTTCAATGGGAATATGGGAAAAGTATATGGCACGCAGCTTTTTCTTTTGGATGACCCGGTTTTTACGAACAAAATACGAAACAGTTGAAATTGAGTTTATCGCTCACCACACCGAGGCGAAAACAGTATCTGAGGAGGATTTCTTCTCAAAAGGAGAGAGCGGTGGAACTATTTGTTCATCCGCATACCGCAAAGCCCTGGAGATCATTGACACTAAATATAATCCGCGAAAGTTCAACATCTACCCATTCCACTTTTCAGACGGTGATAATCTCACATCGGATAACGCCCGTTGTGTGAAGCTAGTTGAAGAATTAATGAAGGTATCTAACATGTTTGGTTATGGCGAGGTCAATCAGTACAACAGACACTCAACCTTAATGTCAGCGTACAAGAATATCAAGGATGAACATTTCCGCTATTATATTCTTAAGCAAAAAGCAGATGTCTTCCATGCAATGAAGAGCTTCTTTCAACAAGAAGAGTCAAAGTTATTTGCCTAAAAAAACCGACAGGTCTAGGTACCTGTCGATTTTTTTATATTCTATAAATTGGTATAGACAACTATACTTTTTGGGTATAAGATAAAGATATAACCTGAAAGGAAGTAATGGAAGATGAATCAAAAAGATAATCATATTTTACTCAAGGGTATTCAAATTTATACAGAGAATCATGTTATCGAAAAAGGGTATATAAAAATAATAGACGATAAAATAGCAGAACTTGGTACCTTGGAAGAACTTGTTCAGGACGAGGACCATGATGTAATAGAGGTTCCGGCACATTTTAGGGCGGTACCTGGTTTTATTGATGTGCATATACACGGTGTAAATGGTGCGGACACAATGGACGGAACAAAGGAAGCATTGGATACGATGGTTGCGGCATTGCCCAAAGAAGGAACCACAAGCTTTTTGGCTACTACTATGACTCAAGAAGGCAAACAAATTGAAAAGGCGTTAGAAAATGCCGGTGAATATATGGAAACCCAGCCAGCACATGGTAAGGCAGAAATACTGGGACTCCATCTTGAGGGACCGTTTGTAAATGCCAATAAAGCAGGGGCCCAGCCAATTCAG belongs to Neobacillus sp. OS1-2 and includes:
- the yhbH gene encoding sporulation protein YhbH produces the protein MSTDNHQFVISREDWSLHRKGHDDQVRHQEKVQEAIRNNLPDLITEESIIMSNGRDVVKIPIRSLDEYKIRYNYDKNKHVGQGEGDSQVGDVVARDGSSGQKAPGKGQGAGDQAGEDYFEAEVSLMELEEALFKQLELPNLKKKEEQEHLVENIEFNDIRKTGLMGNIDKKRTMMSAFKRNAMTGKPAFHPIYKEDLKFKTWNEVVKPDSKAVVIAMMDTSGSMGIWEKYMARSFFFWMTRFLRTKYETVEIEFIAHHTEAKTVSEEDFFSKGESGGTICSSAYRKALEIIDTKYNPRKFNIYPFHFSDGDNLTSDNARCVKLVEELMKVSNMFGYGEVNQYNRHSTLMSAYKNIKDEHFRYYILKQKADVFHAMKSFFQQEESKLFA
- a CDS encoding PrkA family serine protein kinase is translated as MDILKKIEMFREEEEKLRWEGTFADYLQLLKEKPWVAQSAHSRVYNMLKDAGITEEKGTRKYEFFSNQLFGLEESLERLVEEYFHPAAKRLDVRKRILLLMGPVSGGKSTLVTMLKRGLEAYSLTDRGSVFAIKGCPMHEDPLHLIPHHLRKDFHDEYGIRIEGNLSPLNMMRLEQEYGGRIEDVLVERIFFSEDKRTGIGTFSPSDPKSQDIADLTGSIDFSTIAEFGSESDPRAYRFDGELNKANRGMMEFQEMLKCDEKFLWHLLSLTQEGNFKAGRFALISADELIVAHTNETEYRSFISNKKNEALHSRIIVMPIPYNLKASQEERIYEKMINESDVSDVHIAPHTLKVAAMFTILTRLKEPKKGDIDLLKKMRLYDGESVEGFNTADVEELKREYPDEGMSGIDPRYVINRISSTIIRKEVPSINALDVLRSLKDGLDQHPSITAELRDRYMNYISLARKEYDNIAKKEVQKAFVYSYEESAKTLMDNYLDNVEAYCNKNKLRDQLTGEEINPDEKLMRSIEEQIGISENAKKAFREEVLIRISAFARKGKRFDYNSHDRLREAIQKKLFADLKDVVKITTSSKTPDEQQLKKINDVVARLVDEHGYNSTSANELLRYVGSLLNR
- the trmL gene encoding tRNA (uridine(34)/cytosine(34)/5-carboxymethylaminomethyluridine(34)-2'-O)-methyltransferase TrmL, with amino-acid sequence MSNHVVLYQPQIPSNTGNIARTCAGTDTALHLIRPLGFSTDDKMLKRAGLDYWEYVNITYYDSLEEFYEKNAGGEFFYITKFGEKQYSSFDYSNLGKDYYFIFGRETTGLPKEVIEKNKATALRIPMTEHIRSLNLSNTAAILIYEALRQQNFAHLT